In Gemmata obscuriglobus, a single genomic region encodes these proteins:
- a CDS encoding MFS transporter — protein sequence MSQGSSDGTLFTRSYTFFLAGRFCAVLASTSQAVVIAWEVYETARQTMSVVEASFVVGMIGLVQFLPLFGLALVAGETADRHDRRVILRLCYLGQLVTSAALAIRSEFSGGLWPIFALAALFGCARAFFQPAASALGPMLVSSHLLPRAIATNSLVAQVANISGPALGGVLCAVSPVLGYVVSVGLYAAAVVCMSLIRANTRPDTQPGRSRAAQIKEGLAYVWGNKLVLGAISLDMFAVLLGGATGLLPVFARDILHVGPEGFGVLRGAPAIGALLTAGVLSIRPIRRHIGLKMFAAVAMFGLMTLAFGYSRSFPLSVACLAVLGAADMVSVFTRQSLVQIVTPDRMRGRVSAVSTLFIGASNELGEFESGVAARFLGPVGAVVFGGAGALAVTGLWVWLFPSLRRADRLVSDPVHQ from the coding sequence CCGTTCGTACACGTTTTTCCTCGCGGGGCGGTTTTGCGCCGTCCTCGCCAGTACTTCCCAGGCGGTGGTCATTGCCTGGGAGGTGTACGAGACCGCCCGGCAGACCATGAGCGTTGTCGAGGCGTCGTTCGTTGTCGGAATGATTGGGCTGGTTCAGTTTCTTCCCCTATTCGGTCTTGCTCTTGTTGCTGGTGAGACCGCGGACCGACACGACCGTCGCGTGATCTTGCGGTTGTGTTACCTGGGGCAACTCGTCACGTCCGCGGCTCTCGCGATCCGGTCCGAATTTAGTGGCGGGTTGTGGCCGATTTTCGCGCTTGCGGCGCTGTTCGGGTGCGCGCGAGCATTCTTTCAGCCCGCAGCCAGCGCTCTTGGCCCCATGCTGGTGTCTTCCCACCTGTTGCCGCGTGCGATCGCAACAAATTCGTTGGTCGCTCAGGTCGCGAACATCAGCGGCCCGGCGCTCGGTGGAGTGCTCTGCGCTGTTTCGCCGGTACTCGGGTATGTGGTGAGCGTGGGGTTGTACGCGGCGGCGGTTGTGTGCATGTCGCTGATCCGGGCAAACACCCGCCCTGATACTCAACCCGGACGGTCGCGGGCCGCCCAGATCAAAGAGGGGCTCGCGTACGTGTGGGGCAATAAGTTGGTGCTGGGTGCGATTTCCTTGGATATGTTCGCGGTCCTGCTCGGCGGAGCCACCGGACTTCTGCCTGTATTTGCGCGTGACATTCTGCACGTTGGCCCGGAAGGGTTCGGTGTGCTGCGAGGAGCGCCGGCCATCGGGGCGCTCCTCACCGCCGGTGTTCTTTCCATCCGCCCGATCCGCCGGCACATCGGACTAAAAATGTTCGCCGCCGTCGCGATGTTCGGCCTAATGACGCTGGCGTTCGGGTACTCACGGTCGTTCCCGCTGTCGGTGGCGTGTCTGGCGGTCTTGGGGGCCGCAGACATGGTATCCGTCTTTACGCGCCAGAGCCTCGTGCAGATCGTGACGCCCGACCGAATGCGTGGTCGCGTGTCGGCGGTCTCGACGCTGTTCATCGGCGCGTCGAACGAGTTGGGTGAGTTCGAGAGCGGTGTTGCGGCGCGGTTCCTCGGGCCGGTAGGCGCCGTCGTGTTCGGTGGCGCAGGTGCCCTTGCTGTGACCGGGTTGTGGGTGTGGCTATTCCCCTCCTTGCGGAGGGCGGACCGACTCGTGTCCGACCCGGTGCATCAATGA